From a region of the Hemibagrus wyckioides isolate EC202008001 linkage group LG14, SWU_Hwy_1.0, whole genome shotgun sequence genome:
- the LOC131364649 gene encoding genetic suppressor element 1-like isoform X4, which produces MSHEPKSPSLGMISTATRTTATVSPLTPSPISGTVLANGNTASQSAHSGFAAALRKLAKQAEEPRGPISSESSPVSSPATNHSSPVGTPKRVPLVSGPGLGAPSASHGVSSTPPVVTIAPTKTVNGMWRSEGRQAEAALRGSARERLPSDPPPPPPPPLPPSTQEKSVSSLPPHIMGAPYPFGLNPSAVMQDPRLQALNLSRQMPHVLQSGAVPVGAVPLGAVPEEYLRSGFRPYGSAEDLRLSSLPLGLDPAYFRSGYLAYPALSSYRMDESLCLSALRSPYYQLPAGGAVPSLHPSTAHLHLPGVRYPAELSHQSLTALQSERLQMEDKLRQHEREREREKERAHEAEREKERERERERERERERVREREREREEERERERELERQKERAKEREVQAVRAMEKHVLSQELHTHSHTLSHRQQIEDRAKLTPNRAEKTKEATLLAPKPLQPGLYPSPSGPAPLPVPSLVPTPGERLGPSALLLQRQGEEERWLARQRRLRVDTVDRQGLASECSHHSTEPETHEPHTDSQRPHSRHQDLNNRELPHHLGAPPPLISPKPTPPNPPTTLWNPVSLINSPSHTRRAYEPPFPPSRPPPGLTKPECTDRSLPPRTSGLVEPGTFHTEQEKLSQSILNKQRLSFPLTAPFGELRGTKRAGSPIRVFPQCPAREPTLVYDHALQQHRTLLSKLDLEEKRRKEAREKGYYYELDDSYDESDEEEVRAHLRRVTEQPPLKLDQSKEKLDFLAVFSLTTLSQRDELLERKRKKRRKMMRERSPSPILAQSKRQTPPTSTPTLSTRYTPEEMDRAPELENKKHFLNMFNLNHVSQEQRIEKEKVVNLLDAIKKKTVTLDTLRYATYTPCCSPPSTACDPTTPSTPCQSNGEPQPNSRSPTPPGPTKHLHSVSQIDLHRPSQPSDLLRPKEPPPLAPLQDHSRLGEAPPIKRAASLQNSSRPLHPQLKERPHGLNGMSDHSRSRPWESLSAEEFAQHFHQSVLQSTHKSQHKPKVVTFYTILPTLLLVLAAGGVPGAPEPNHKLNNVVRYNPPDHQGAPNRPPYSQTNGHSCHPAAHHELGLSDERSAEEDSTEEEDEDDDEEEEEYSPKWKGIEAIVEAYHEYIDERDIESEVLQSECRRMEAQHYHLSVTADQLSVTMGELLAQRQRLALDRERMQAELEHFRKCLTLPALLLHRGHYKGPPPR; this is translated from the exons GCCCGATCAGCAGCGAATCATCTCCCGTTTCCTCTCCAGCCACCAATCACAGCTCTCCGGTGGGCACGCCCAAGCGGGTCCCGTTAGTGTCAGGGCCCGGTCTTGGGGCTCCTTCTGCCTCGCACGGTGTGTCCAGTACACCGCCTGTGGTCACCATCGCTCCTACCAAAACAGTCAATGGCATGTGGAGGAGTGAAGGGAGACAG GCTGAGGCTGCATTGAGAGGCTCTGCTCGAGAACGGCTGCCCTCagaccctcctcctcctccacctcctcctcttcctccgtCGACTCAGGAGAAGAGTGTCTCCTCTCTTCCCCCTCACATCATGGGAGCACCTTATCCTTTTGGCCTGAACCCCAGTGCAGTAATGCAGGATCCTCGTCTACAAGCCCTTAA tttATCACGTCAGATGCCTCATGTTCTGCAGTCGGGGGCTGTACCAGTTGGTGCAGTGCCCTTGGGGGCGGTGCCAGAGGAATACCTGCGCAGTGGGTTCCGCCCCTATGGTTCTGCTGAAGACTTGAGACTATCTTCACTCCCGTTAGGGCTGGACCCTGCATACTTTCGCTCAGGATATCTGGCCTACCCTGCCCTATCAtcatacag AATGGATGAGTCCCTCTGTTTATCTGCCCTCCGCTCACCCTACTACCAGCTGCCAGCGGGGGGAGCCGTGCCCTCCCTGCATCCCAGCACTGCTCACCTCCACCTGCCAGGGGTGCGCTACCCTGCAGAGCTCAGCCATCAGTCTCTGACAGCCCTGCAGAGcgagag GCTGCAGATGGAGGACAAGCTTCGCCAGCACGAGAGAGAGCGGGAGCGAGAGAAGGAGAGAGCTCacgaggcagagagagagaaggagcgagagcgtgagagagagcgagagcgggAACGAGAGCGTGTGCgggaaagggaaagggaaagggaggaggaaagagaaagagagagagaactggaGCGACAGAAAGAGAGGGCAAAAGAAAGGGAAGTTCAGGCAGTCCGGGCCATGGAGAAGCATGTCCTGAGCCAGgagctccatacacactctcacacactctctcacaggCAGCAGATAGAAGACAGAGCCAAGCTTACACCAAACCGAGCAG AGAAAACCAAAGAGGCCACACTCCTGGCCCCAAAGCCTCTGCAGCCTGGCTTGTATCCCTCCCCCAGTGGCCCCGCTCCACTCCCAGTGCCCAGCCTTGTGCCCACCCCTGGAGAGAGGTTAGGGCCAAGTGCTCTGCTGCTCCAGCGccagggagaggaggagagatggCTGGCACGCCAGAGAAGGCTGAGAGTGGACACAGTAGACAGGCAGGGCCTGGCGTCTGAGTgttcacatcacagcacagagcCAGAGACACATGAACCTCACACAGATTCACAGAG GCCTCACTCACGCCACCAGGACTTGAACAACAGAGAGCTACCTCACCACCTGGGAGCACCACCTCCTCTCATCTCCCCCAAACCCACCCCTCCTAACCCTCCCACCACTCTCTGGAATCCCGTGTCCCTCATcaactctccctcacacacgcGCCGGGCATATGAGCCTCCCTTCCCCCCAAGCCGTCCACCTCCAGGATTGACTAAACCCGAGTGCACAGATAGGAGCCTTCCTCCGAGGACATCTGGCCTCGTCGAGCCCGGCACCTTCCATACAGAGCAGGAGAAGTTGAGCCAGAGCATTCTGAACAAGCAGAGGCTCTCTTTTCCCCTGACTGCTCCCTTTGGAGAGCTGAGAGGAACCAAAAGAGCAGGATCCCCTATCAGAGTCTTCCCTCAGTGTCCCGCACGAGAACCAACACTGGTGTATGATCACGCACTGCAGCAACACAGAACTCTTCTGAGCAAACTTGACCTGGAGGAGAAGAGACGAAAGGAAGCCAGAGAAAAGG GTTATTACTACGAGCTGGATGACTCTTatgatgagagtgatgaagaagaagtaAGAGCTCATCTGAGGAGAGTGACTGAACAGCCTCCTCTCAAACTGGACCAGTCTAAAGAG aaaCTGGACTTCCTGGCTGTATTTAGCCTGACCACATTGTCCCAGCGAGACGAGCTGttggaaagaaagaggaagaagaggagaaagatgaTGAGGGAGCGCAGCCCGTCTCCGATACTTGCTCAGAGTAAACGTCAGACTCCGCCCACATCCACGCCCACCCTGTCCACCCGATACACACCCGAGGAGATGGACAGGGCACCTGAACTAGAGAACAAGAAACATTTCCTCAATATGTTCAACCTCAACCATGTCAGCCAAGAGCAAAGgatag aaaaagagaaagtagTGAATCTACTAGATGCCATCAAAAAGAAAACGGTCACTCTGGACACGCTCCGGTACGCTACGTACACACCCTGCTGCAGCCCTCCCTCTACTGCCTGTG ATCCTACAACACCCTCCACACCCTGCCAGTCAAACGGAGAACCCCAACCAAATTCCCGTAGCCCCACTCCTCCTGGACCTACCAAGCACCTTCACAGTGTCAGCCAGATTGACCTTCACAGACCTTCACAGCCCTCTGACCTCTTGCGCCCTAAAGAGCCTCCTCCACTCGCCCCGCTGCAGGACCACTCTCGTTTAGGAGAAGCTCCACCAATCAAGAGAGCAGCAAGCCTGCAGAACAGCTCCAGACCTCTACACCCACAGCTAAAGGAGCGGCCTCACGGGCTCAACGGCATGAGTGACCACAGCAGGTCTCGTCCCTGGGAGAGCCTCAGTGCTGAGGAGTTTGCTCAACACTTCCACCAGTCTGTACTGCAGTCTACACATAAATCCCAGCACAAACCCAAAG TTGTAACATTTTACACAATCTTACCAACATTACTTCTGGTTCTCGCAGCAGGAGGTGTCCCAGGAGCTCCTGAGCCAAACCACAAGCTCAACAACGTTGTGCGTTACAACCCTCCAGACCACCAGGGGGCGCCAAACAGACCACCTTACTCTCAAACCAACGGCCACTCCTGCCATCCTGCAGCGCACCACGAGTTAGGGCTGAGCGATGAGCGATCTGCTGAGGAAGACTCCACtgaggaagaagatgaagatgatgatgaggaggaagaggagtatAGCCCCAAATGGAAGGGTATTGAGGCCATAGTGGAAGCTTATCACGAGTACATAGATG agagggatatagagagtgAGGTCCTGCAGAGTGAGTGTAGGAGAATGGAGGCTCAGCACTATCACCTGAGCGTTACAGCTGATCAGCTCTCTGTCACTATGGGG GAGCTGTTGGCGCAGAGGCAGCGGCTGGCGCTTGACAGGGAACGAATGCAGGCCGAACTGGAGCACTTCAGGAAGTGTCTGACCTTGCCTGCTCTGCTCTTACACAGAGGTCACTATAAAGGACCGCCCCCGAGGTGA
- the LOC131364649 gene encoding genetic suppressor element 1-like isoform X2 has protein sequence MFGLKAPLYYLSGMSHEPKSPSLGMISTATRTTATVSPLTPSPISGTVLANGNTASQSAHSGFAAALRKLAKQAEEPRGPISSESSPVSSPATNHSSPVGTPKRVPLVSGPGLGAPSASHGVSSTPPVVTIAPTKTVNGMWRSEGRQAEAALRGSARERLPSDPPPPPPPPLPPSTQEKSVSSLPPHIMGAPYPFGLNPSAVMQDPRLQALNLSRQMPHVLQSGAVPVGAVPLGAVPEEYLRSGFRPYGSAEDLRLSSLPLGLDPAYFRSGYLAYPALSSYRMDESLCLSALRSPYYQLPAGGAVPSLHPSTAHLHLPGVRYPAELSHQSLTALQSERLQMEDKLRQHEREREREKERAHEAEREKERERERERERERERVREREREREEERERERELERQKERAKEREVQAVRAMEKHVLSQELHTHSHTLSHRQQIEDRAKLTPNRAEKTKEATLLAPKPLQPGLYPSPSGPAPLPVPSLVPTPGERLGPSALLLQRQGEEERWLARQRRLRVDTVDRQGLASECSHHSTEPETHEPHTDSQRPHSRHQDLNNRELPHHLGAPPPLISPKPTPPNPPTTLWNPVSLINSPSHTRRAYEPPFPPSRPPPGLTKPECTDRSLPPRTSGLVEPGTFHTEQEKLSQSILNKQRLSFPLTAPFGELRGTKRAGSPIRVFPQCPAREPTLVYDHALQQHRTLLSKLDLEEKRRKEAREKGYYYELDDSYDESDEEEVRAHLRRVTEQPPLKLDQSKEKLDFLAVFSLTTLSQRDELLERKRKKRRKMMRERSPSPILAQSKRQTPPTSTPTLSTRYTPEEMDRAPELENKKHFLNMFNLNHVSQEQRIEKEKVVNLLDAIKKKTVTLDTLRYATYTPCCSPPSTACDPTTPSTPCQSNGEPQPNSRSPTPPGPTKHLHSVSQIDLHRPSQPSDLLRPKEPPPLAPLQDHSRLGEAPPIKRAASLQNSSRPLHPQLKERPHGLNGMSDHSRSRPWESLSAEEFAQHFHQSVLQSTHKSQHKPKVVTFYTILPTLLLVLAAGGVPGAPEPNHKLNNVVRYNPPDHQGAPNRPPYSQTNGHSCHPAAHHELGLSDERSAEEDSTEEEDEDDDEEEEEYSPKWKGIEAIVEAYHEYIDERDIESEVLQSECRRMEAQHYHLSVTADQLSVTMGELLAQRQRLALDRERMQAELEHFRKCLTLPALLLHRGHYKGPPPR, from the exons GCCCGATCAGCAGCGAATCATCTCCCGTTTCCTCTCCAGCCACCAATCACAGCTCTCCGGTGGGCACGCCCAAGCGGGTCCCGTTAGTGTCAGGGCCCGGTCTTGGGGCTCCTTCTGCCTCGCACGGTGTGTCCAGTACACCGCCTGTGGTCACCATCGCTCCTACCAAAACAGTCAATGGCATGTGGAGGAGTGAAGGGAGACAG GCTGAGGCTGCATTGAGAGGCTCTGCTCGAGAACGGCTGCCCTCagaccctcctcctcctccacctcctcctcttcctccgtCGACTCAGGAGAAGAGTGTCTCCTCTCTTCCCCCTCACATCATGGGAGCACCTTATCCTTTTGGCCTGAACCCCAGTGCAGTAATGCAGGATCCTCGTCTACAAGCCCTTAA tttATCACGTCAGATGCCTCATGTTCTGCAGTCGGGGGCTGTACCAGTTGGTGCAGTGCCCTTGGGGGCGGTGCCAGAGGAATACCTGCGCAGTGGGTTCCGCCCCTATGGTTCTGCTGAAGACTTGAGACTATCTTCACTCCCGTTAGGGCTGGACCCTGCATACTTTCGCTCAGGATATCTGGCCTACCCTGCCCTATCAtcatacag AATGGATGAGTCCCTCTGTTTATCTGCCCTCCGCTCACCCTACTACCAGCTGCCAGCGGGGGGAGCCGTGCCCTCCCTGCATCCCAGCACTGCTCACCTCCACCTGCCAGGGGTGCGCTACCCTGCAGAGCTCAGCCATCAGTCTCTGACAGCCCTGCAGAGcgagag GCTGCAGATGGAGGACAAGCTTCGCCAGCACGAGAGAGAGCGGGAGCGAGAGAAGGAGAGAGCTCacgaggcagagagagagaaggagcgagagcgtgagagagagcgagagcgggAACGAGAGCGTGTGCgggaaagggaaagggaaagggaggaggaaagagaaagagagagagaactggaGCGACAGAAAGAGAGGGCAAAAGAAAGGGAAGTTCAGGCAGTCCGGGCCATGGAGAAGCATGTCCTGAGCCAGgagctccatacacactctcacacactctctcacaggCAGCAGATAGAAGACAGAGCCAAGCTTACACCAAACCGAGCAG AGAAAACCAAAGAGGCCACACTCCTGGCCCCAAAGCCTCTGCAGCCTGGCTTGTATCCCTCCCCCAGTGGCCCCGCTCCACTCCCAGTGCCCAGCCTTGTGCCCACCCCTGGAGAGAGGTTAGGGCCAAGTGCTCTGCTGCTCCAGCGccagggagaggaggagagatggCTGGCACGCCAGAGAAGGCTGAGAGTGGACACAGTAGACAGGCAGGGCCTGGCGTCTGAGTgttcacatcacagcacagagcCAGAGACACATGAACCTCACACAGATTCACAGAG GCCTCACTCACGCCACCAGGACTTGAACAACAGAGAGCTACCTCACCACCTGGGAGCACCACCTCCTCTCATCTCCCCCAAACCCACCCCTCCTAACCCTCCCACCACTCTCTGGAATCCCGTGTCCCTCATcaactctccctcacacacgcGCCGGGCATATGAGCCTCCCTTCCCCCCAAGCCGTCCACCTCCAGGATTGACTAAACCCGAGTGCACAGATAGGAGCCTTCCTCCGAGGACATCTGGCCTCGTCGAGCCCGGCACCTTCCATACAGAGCAGGAGAAGTTGAGCCAGAGCATTCTGAACAAGCAGAGGCTCTCTTTTCCCCTGACTGCTCCCTTTGGAGAGCTGAGAGGAACCAAAAGAGCAGGATCCCCTATCAGAGTCTTCCCTCAGTGTCCCGCACGAGAACCAACACTGGTGTATGATCACGCACTGCAGCAACACAGAACTCTTCTGAGCAAACTTGACCTGGAGGAGAAGAGACGAAAGGAAGCCAGAGAAAAGG GTTATTACTACGAGCTGGATGACTCTTatgatgagagtgatgaagaagaagtaAGAGCTCATCTGAGGAGAGTGACTGAACAGCCTCCTCTCAAACTGGACCAGTCTAAAGAG aaaCTGGACTTCCTGGCTGTATTTAGCCTGACCACATTGTCCCAGCGAGACGAGCTGttggaaagaaagaggaagaagaggagaaagatgaTGAGGGAGCGCAGCCCGTCTCCGATACTTGCTCAGAGTAAACGTCAGACTCCGCCCACATCCACGCCCACCCTGTCCACCCGATACACACCCGAGGAGATGGACAGGGCACCTGAACTAGAGAACAAGAAACATTTCCTCAATATGTTCAACCTCAACCATGTCAGCCAAGAGCAAAGgatag aaaaagagaaagtagTGAATCTACTAGATGCCATCAAAAAGAAAACGGTCACTCTGGACACGCTCCGGTACGCTACGTACACACCCTGCTGCAGCCCTCCCTCTACTGCCTGTG ATCCTACAACACCCTCCACACCCTGCCAGTCAAACGGAGAACCCCAACCAAATTCCCGTAGCCCCACTCCTCCTGGACCTACCAAGCACCTTCACAGTGTCAGCCAGATTGACCTTCACAGACCTTCACAGCCCTCTGACCTCTTGCGCCCTAAAGAGCCTCCTCCACTCGCCCCGCTGCAGGACCACTCTCGTTTAGGAGAAGCTCCACCAATCAAGAGAGCAGCAAGCCTGCAGAACAGCTCCAGACCTCTACACCCACAGCTAAAGGAGCGGCCTCACGGGCTCAACGGCATGAGTGACCACAGCAGGTCTCGTCCCTGGGAGAGCCTCAGTGCTGAGGAGTTTGCTCAACACTTCCACCAGTCTGTACTGCAGTCTACACATAAATCCCAGCACAAACCCAAAG TTGTAACATTTTACACAATCTTACCAACATTACTTCTGGTTCTCGCAGCAGGAGGTGTCCCAGGAGCTCCTGAGCCAAACCACAAGCTCAACAACGTTGTGCGTTACAACCCTCCAGACCACCAGGGGGCGCCAAACAGACCACCTTACTCTCAAACCAACGGCCACTCCTGCCATCCTGCAGCGCACCACGAGTTAGGGCTGAGCGATGAGCGATCTGCTGAGGAAGACTCCACtgaggaagaagatgaagatgatgatgaggaggaagaggagtatAGCCCCAAATGGAAGGGTATTGAGGCCATAGTGGAAGCTTATCACGAGTACATAGATG agagggatatagagagtgAGGTCCTGCAGAGTGAGTGTAGGAGAATGGAGGCTCAGCACTATCACCTGAGCGTTACAGCTGATCAGCTCTCTGTCACTATGGGG GAGCTGTTGGCGCAGAGGCAGCGGCTGGCGCTTGACAGGGAACGAATGCAGGCCGAACTGGAGCACTTCAGGAAGTGTCTGACCTTGCCTGCTCTGCTCTTACACAGAGGTCACTATAAAGGACCGCCCCCGAGGTGA
- the LOC131364649 gene encoding genetic suppressor element 1-like isoform X3, with protein MKRGFISAGMSHEPKSPSLGMISTATRTTATVSPLTPSPISGTVLANGNTASQSAHSGFAAALRKLAKQAEEPRGPISSESSPVSSPATNHSSPVGTPKRVPLVSGPGLGAPSASHGVSSTPPVVTIAPTKTVNGMWRSEGRQAEAALRGSARERLPSDPPPPPPPPLPPSTQEKSVSSLPPHIMGAPYPFGLNPSAVMQDPRLQALNLSRQMPHVLQSGAVPVGAVPLGAVPEEYLRSGFRPYGSAEDLRLSSLPLGLDPAYFRSGYLAYPALSSYRMDESLCLSALRSPYYQLPAGGAVPSLHPSTAHLHLPGVRYPAELSHQSLTALQSERLQMEDKLRQHEREREREKERAHEAEREKERERERERERERERVREREREREEERERERELERQKERAKEREVQAVRAMEKHVLSQELHTHSHTLSHRQQIEDRAKLTPNRAEKTKEATLLAPKPLQPGLYPSPSGPAPLPVPSLVPTPGERLGPSALLLQRQGEEERWLARQRRLRVDTVDRQGLASECSHHSTEPETHEPHTDSQRPHSRHQDLNNRELPHHLGAPPPLISPKPTPPNPPTTLWNPVSLINSPSHTRRAYEPPFPPSRPPPGLTKPECTDRSLPPRTSGLVEPGTFHTEQEKLSQSILNKQRLSFPLTAPFGELRGTKRAGSPIRVFPQCPAREPTLVYDHALQQHRTLLSKLDLEEKRRKEAREKGYYYELDDSYDESDEEEVRAHLRRVTEQPPLKLDQSKEKLDFLAVFSLTTLSQRDELLERKRKKRRKMMRERSPSPILAQSKRQTPPTSTPTLSTRYTPEEMDRAPELENKKHFLNMFNLNHVSQEQRIEKEKVVNLLDAIKKKTVTLDTLRYATYTPCCSPPSTACDPTTPSTPCQSNGEPQPNSRSPTPPGPTKHLHSVSQIDLHRPSQPSDLLRPKEPPPLAPLQDHSRLGEAPPIKRAASLQNSSRPLHPQLKERPHGLNGMSDHSRSRPWESLSAEEFAQHFHQSVLQSTHKSQHKPKVVTFYTILPTLLLVLAAGGVPGAPEPNHKLNNVVRYNPPDHQGAPNRPPYSQTNGHSCHPAAHHELGLSDERSAEEDSTEEEDEDDDEEEEEYSPKWKGIEAIVEAYHEYIDERDIESEVLQSECRRMEAQHYHLSVTADQLSVTMGELLAQRQRLALDRERMQAELEHFRKCLTLPALLLHRGHYKGPPPR; from the exons GCCCGATCAGCAGCGAATCATCTCCCGTTTCCTCTCCAGCCACCAATCACAGCTCTCCGGTGGGCACGCCCAAGCGGGTCCCGTTAGTGTCAGGGCCCGGTCTTGGGGCTCCTTCTGCCTCGCACGGTGTGTCCAGTACACCGCCTGTGGTCACCATCGCTCCTACCAAAACAGTCAATGGCATGTGGAGGAGTGAAGGGAGACAG GCTGAGGCTGCATTGAGAGGCTCTGCTCGAGAACGGCTGCCCTCagaccctcctcctcctccacctcctcctcttcctccgtCGACTCAGGAGAAGAGTGTCTCCTCTCTTCCCCCTCACATCATGGGAGCACCTTATCCTTTTGGCCTGAACCCCAGTGCAGTAATGCAGGATCCTCGTCTACAAGCCCTTAA tttATCACGTCAGATGCCTCATGTTCTGCAGTCGGGGGCTGTACCAGTTGGTGCAGTGCCCTTGGGGGCGGTGCCAGAGGAATACCTGCGCAGTGGGTTCCGCCCCTATGGTTCTGCTGAAGACTTGAGACTATCTTCACTCCCGTTAGGGCTGGACCCTGCATACTTTCGCTCAGGATATCTGGCCTACCCTGCCCTATCAtcatacag AATGGATGAGTCCCTCTGTTTATCTGCCCTCCGCTCACCCTACTACCAGCTGCCAGCGGGGGGAGCCGTGCCCTCCCTGCATCCCAGCACTGCTCACCTCCACCTGCCAGGGGTGCGCTACCCTGCAGAGCTCAGCCATCAGTCTCTGACAGCCCTGCAGAGcgagag GCTGCAGATGGAGGACAAGCTTCGCCAGCACGAGAGAGAGCGGGAGCGAGAGAAGGAGAGAGCTCacgaggcagagagagagaaggagcgagagcgtgagagagagcgagagcgggAACGAGAGCGTGTGCgggaaagggaaagggaaagggaggaggaaagagaaagagagagagaactggaGCGACAGAAAGAGAGGGCAAAAGAAAGGGAAGTTCAGGCAGTCCGGGCCATGGAGAAGCATGTCCTGAGCCAGgagctccatacacactctcacacactctctcacaggCAGCAGATAGAAGACAGAGCCAAGCTTACACCAAACCGAGCAG AGAAAACCAAAGAGGCCACACTCCTGGCCCCAAAGCCTCTGCAGCCTGGCTTGTATCCCTCCCCCAGTGGCCCCGCTCCACTCCCAGTGCCCAGCCTTGTGCCCACCCCTGGAGAGAGGTTAGGGCCAAGTGCTCTGCTGCTCCAGCGccagggagaggaggagagatggCTGGCACGCCAGAGAAGGCTGAGAGTGGACACAGTAGACAGGCAGGGCCTGGCGTCTGAGTgttcacatcacagcacagagcCAGAGACACATGAACCTCACACAGATTCACAGAG GCCTCACTCACGCCACCAGGACTTGAACAACAGAGAGCTACCTCACCACCTGGGAGCACCACCTCCTCTCATCTCCCCCAAACCCACCCCTCCTAACCCTCCCACCACTCTCTGGAATCCCGTGTCCCTCATcaactctccctcacacacgcGCCGGGCATATGAGCCTCCCTTCCCCCCAAGCCGTCCACCTCCAGGATTGACTAAACCCGAGTGCACAGATAGGAGCCTTCCTCCGAGGACATCTGGCCTCGTCGAGCCCGGCACCTTCCATACAGAGCAGGAGAAGTTGAGCCAGAGCATTCTGAACAAGCAGAGGCTCTCTTTTCCCCTGACTGCTCCCTTTGGAGAGCTGAGAGGAACCAAAAGAGCAGGATCCCCTATCAGAGTCTTCCCTCAGTGTCCCGCACGAGAACCAACACTGGTGTATGATCACGCACTGCAGCAACACAGAACTCTTCTGAGCAAACTTGACCTGGAGGAGAAGAGACGAAAGGAAGCCAGAGAAAAGG GTTATTACTACGAGCTGGATGACTCTTatgatgagagtgatgaagaagaagtaAGAGCTCATCTGAGGAGAGTGACTGAACAGCCTCCTCTCAAACTGGACCAGTCTAAAGAG aaaCTGGACTTCCTGGCTGTATTTAGCCTGACCACATTGTCCCAGCGAGACGAGCTGttggaaagaaagaggaagaagaggagaaagatgaTGAGGGAGCGCAGCCCGTCTCCGATACTTGCTCAGAGTAAACGTCAGACTCCGCCCACATCCACGCCCACCCTGTCCACCCGATACACACCCGAGGAGATGGACAGGGCACCTGAACTAGAGAACAAGAAACATTTCCTCAATATGTTCAACCTCAACCATGTCAGCCAAGAGCAAAGgatag aaaaagagaaagtagTGAATCTACTAGATGCCATCAAAAAGAAAACGGTCACTCTGGACACGCTCCGGTACGCTACGTACACACCCTGCTGCAGCCCTCCCTCTACTGCCTGTG ATCCTACAACACCCTCCACACCCTGCCAGTCAAACGGAGAACCCCAACCAAATTCCCGTAGCCCCACTCCTCCTGGACCTACCAAGCACCTTCACAGTGTCAGCCAGATTGACCTTCACAGACCTTCACAGCCCTCTGACCTCTTGCGCCCTAAAGAGCCTCCTCCACTCGCCCCGCTGCAGGACCACTCTCGTTTAGGAGAAGCTCCACCAATCAAGAGAGCAGCAAGCCTGCAGAACAGCTCCAGACCTCTACACCCACAGCTAAAGGAGCGGCCTCACGGGCTCAACGGCATGAGTGACCACAGCAGGTCTCGTCCCTGGGAGAGCCTCAGTGCTGAGGAGTTTGCTCAACACTTCCACCAGTCTGTACTGCAGTCTACACATAAATCCCAGCACAAACCCAAAG TTGTAACATTTTACACAATCTTACCAACATTACTTCTGGTTCTCGCAGCAGGAGGTGTCCCAGGAGCTCCTGAGCCAAACCACAAGCTCAACAACGTTGTGCGTTACAACCCTCCAGACCACCAGGGGGCGCCAAACAGACCACCTTACTCTCAAACCAACGGCCACTCCTGCCATCCTGCAGCGCACCACGAGTTAGGGCTGAGCGATGAGCGATCTGCTGAGGAAGACTCCACtgaggaagaagatgaagatgatgatgaggaggaagaggagtatAGCCCCAAATGGAAGGGTATTGAGGCCATAGTGGAAGCTTATCACGAGTACATAGATG agagggatatagagagtgAGGTCCTGCAGAGTGAGTGTAGGAGAATGGAGGCTCAGCACTATCACCTGAGCGTTACAGCTGATCAGCTCTCTGTCACTATGGGG GAGCTGTTGGCGCAGAGGCAGCGGCTGGCGCTTGACAGGGAACGAATGCAGGCCGAACTGGAGCACTTCAGGAAGTGTCTGACCTTGCCTGCTCTGCTCTTACACAGAGGTCACTATAAAGGACCGCCCCCGAGGTGA